TCGATTCTACATGCTGAACTTTATAGCAACATAGTTGCTAATTGAGAACTTTAattgaatatttgaaaaaaCCTGAGAAAATATAATCATTTTAATTCTATAGGATAAAAGATAGTGTGTCAGAAATTGATAACtaaaatcaatttatataaCTAAACACAGGATCAGAACGCtttgttacttttgttttgtttttaatgataAACTGCATATCACATTACAACTTTAATGAGGATTGAATTTGGTCTACTTCTAGTTTTTAGTGTGGAAGCATTATGTGAATGAAGAATTCCATGAAACCAGTCTATCGACATAGCACGATAAATGTGGGACAAAGAAAGTACCAAAGTCATTGTCTGGTAGTACAAATTTGTATCAATTGGAGGATGGCCGCCATTCAAGTGTTTCGCCCGCAAACATTGGAATGATATCTCCAAATGAAAAGGAGAAAGACTCCGGTACCTTCCATGGAGTCCtgaccatttttatttttgatgtgCTTCTTGGAAGCCCATAGAAGTCTGGTCCATTGAAGCTTGTAAATGCCTCTAGCTTGTCAAGCGCACCTACCTGAAATATGTAATTGACTAGTAAATGAATCTAATATGATATCCATAATTGGAAGTTTTCATGCCAACACTGCCACGATCTGTAAGTATTGCTTAGAGTGGAGCATAAAAAGTATTATCTCAAGTATTTGATCAATTGCAAACAAGGTTCATCATATCATATActaatttagagaaatttttttgataagtaataagaatgttttattaaaaagcgtaaggcaccccaAAAGTACATTGGATATATACAAGaggaacacctaactagaaaaagagaAGTGGGTAAAAAAATCCGCATAGCTAAGTGACATAAGGGAAAGGTATGCCACAATCCACAAATACAAGGAATGCAACAAAGAGGCTAAAATTTCTTCCATAGAGCTTTCCAAATCCTCGAAATACCTATTGTTTCTCTCCCGCCATATCgtccaaaaaatacaaataggcaccattttccaaaccACAGCACTCCTAGCTAGTCCTTCCAGTGGAACACCAGCAAGCGCACAAGTCAAAAACACatctaggcatgacccaaaacAGACCAAGCCGACTAAAGATATCGCTCCACAATGCATGGGCGACCTCGCAGTGGAGTAAATGATCTACCGACTCTACATATTTCTTGCACATGCAGCATCTATTAATGACAATCACCTGCCTCTTCCTTAGATTATCTAGAGTAAGAATTTTCCCTAGTGCCACCAACCACACAAAGAAAGCTGCCCTAGGGGGAGCCTTGGTCCTCCgcacactcttccaaggaaaaccGCTACCTTCCACATTGAACAGGGCTCCAAAGAAATCTTTGACCTTAAACATTCCTTTTTTGGAGGGAATCCACCACAATTTGTCTTCGCTCCCCATTCGAATTATGACTGTATGCAACCtctgaaaaaaaagaagcaaagacttccacctcccaatcatgagcctctcCGTAAAAGCTTACATTCCACTGATAAGCTCCACCTAATAACTCCACATTGGCTGCCACCGAAGCATCCTTCTCACGAGCAATACTAAAAAGCACTGGGAAGTCATCTTTAAGATTCGTATCCCCACACCACCGATCATGCCAGAACCGAACCCTGGTCCCATCCCCAATCACTAGTCTAGTATGTCTAGAGAAAATCTCCCACCCTAGACTGGTATTCTTCCACAGACTCACCCCCGACACTTCTGTGTGGAAACAGGTGCACCAAACACCCCACATACTCCCATATTTGTCATCCACCACTACTCTCCACCACGCCTCTCTTATGCCCATAGCACCACAACCATTTGACTAATAAAGCCCAGTTGAAATCCACCAACTTCCTTATGCCAAGCCCGCCTATTGTAATTGGAGAGCATACCTTGGACCACTTCACCCGGTAATACTTGAATTCTTCAACTACTCCACCCCATAGAAAGTCACGTTGTAACTTCTCAATGCAATTAGCAACTCTCACTGGGAGCTTGAATAAAGACATATAGTACATAGGAATATTAGCAAGGGTGCTCTTGATTAGGGTAACTCTCCCACCCTTAGACAATAACGACTGTTTCCAGCCTGCCATATGTTTGGAACAGAGAAATTAACATCCCAAATGCAGCTTATGTATTCCAAATACCAGATGCATCAAAGTTTGGAACAGAGGACTGACTACAAGGGAGAAATAAGCATGAATGCAACAACAAGAGGCTCAATTAATTTCAATGGATAAACCTGCTTCCTTCACTTTCCAGAGATTAAAAACCATAGTTCAGAAAGAAGTAGAAAACATAATTCTTCTCCCTCCAAAAGACATATCTTTCCATATTATGCATGCCACATCAAATTCCAGAGTTATagtaagttttaggtttttttacaAGTTCGTTTATCATGTGCTGGAATGTCTTTTCCTGATAAATGTTGGATTTTTTTAGCTCCAAAGAAGGAAAACCCACCCTCCTCTTTCCAAAAGCCAACCCTGACCAGTTAACTGCTATTAAGAGAGCTGGAGGTCCAAACATCCCTAGAGTTTCTATGACAATGGTTAAGGTGGTGCCCAGCCAGACATGGGGAAAAGATAGACTAAGGTCTGAAATCAAGTTCAGGTTTCTTCAATCACAATTGgaccaaaaagagagagaaaaggaataTACAAAAATGAGAGTAGGAAGAATTAGCACCAACAAGAAATTTATGACAGATACACCAAACAATGAAAAGAGTTACCTCTTCAAAGACCTTTGCATATAGTGATAGGGCAACTGGAGCATTGAATATACCAGCACATCCACAAGGGCACTCTTTTCTTCGTCTCTCATGAGGAGCACTATCAGTTCCGAGGAAAAATCTATTACTTCCACTAGTCACAGCGGCAACAATAGCCTGTCCTAGATGAGGAGCAAATGAATAAGCCCATATAACATAGCCACAAGGAGAATCGCTTATTAAAATCCAGAATAATGAATTGCTGAGTTCCTAAACTATGTGATTTGTTAGATATTATTAATCAATAACTGAAAAATCAACCGCCTAGATCAATCACCTGAACAACCTAGTCTTATCACTCCAACAAAAACAACCTATAATGATTTCACAGAACTTTTTGTGTGGACAGCAGCTCATGGGAATATTTTGACATTGGACAATATGAGGAAGAGAGGAATCTTAATGGTGGAATGGTGTTCCATGTATAAGAGGGGCGGAGAATCTATTGATCATCTTACTCCATTGCAAAGTTGCAAGAGAAGTATGGAATGTGATCATTACCCTATTCGAAGTCCATTAGGTGATCATGGAAGGGTGGTTCATGTATTAGATTGTTGGCGAGGTCAGGTGGGTAGATGTTCAGTTTTAGGTCCGTGGTGCTTAGTGTGAAATATATGGAGAGAGTGGAATGCTAGATATTTTGAAGATCATGAGAAGACAAGGGAAGAGCTCAAGAACAACCTAGTCAAATCGCTTTTTAGTTGGACTGTGGTGCATAATATCTCTCAATTTTCTAACTTTTCTGATTttatggatttttgtttttcttttagctTGTAAAGGGGACTTTTTTGCATACTTCTTATGTATTAGGGTTGCCCCCCTCTGGGCTTTCCaatgaaatgaattatttatcaaaaaaaaagattatttctCAAAAACTACTCCACATTTCAGATGCTATTTTGggcattgaaacacaattaATGATCATCTTGTATTTACAACACCAGGTCAGCAGCATCAGGCATCTCAGACATCAGGACCAATGTGACTGCCATCTCCAAGATACTAAGCATACTCTATCCAGAAcaagttcatgttattcaaagTACATAACAAAATAGAAATCAAGAAGTTTGATGGTACATATAGAGAAAGTGATAGGTAATTGCAGCTTTgtggaaaatagaaaatattgaATGCAACGTACTGTGGATCTCCCTCTTGAGTACTGGAAGGCAGTAATTATGCGGCTGCAATCCCCCTTGAAAGAGGGCATTTCTATTGAGAAGAAGATGCTGTGGGGTAACAGTTGCAGCTACAGATCCTAAAATTTAAAGCAAGATATAATTCATGCATCTAGAAATGGAATAAAGGAAACGGAGACGAATGGCAAAAACTTGATAATGAAAGCGATTAAAGGTACCTTCTTTGGAGGACTCAACAAACCTAACAGCATCCATGGTGGTGATGTGTTCCATCACTACCTTCAGTTGCGGAAGCCTCTGGACTAAAGGTTCTAAAACAGTTTCAATGAAGACCTTCTCACGATCAAATATGTCAACATCAGGATTTGTAACCTCCCCATGAACCTGTGAATAAAGAAGCATATACAAATAGAGAAGTTTATATGTAAATCAACACCTTCTATAGATGGGTAAGCATCACAAGGGAAGCATGTTGCAGTGTTCTACCTAAAAGCAATTTGGATTTTGCTTAGTTTATGTAATGCTCTAAGCAGCCTACCCACTTATGGTTGGAAGAAGctcaaacttacataaaagGTAATTTTAGGACAGTGAAGCGTGACGATGCTTCTTGCAATTTGAACATTCTAGATGAGTGTTTTTTGCCAAATGTGTTGAGACATTATCAACTCCCACAGAATTATAAACCATAAGATAAGAATGTTGTGACCTCATAAGAGTTTTGAAGTAATGTTTGAATAATGCCTTTTCTTTGTCTGTTAAAGACATGCATGACAACATAGACAAGGATCAGAAGTTAATGCTGAACGGAGCCTAGCATAATGAGCAAAAGGAAGTAGTTGTTTCACTGAAGCTTTAGAAGTAAGTTAATATGGTGAAATTACCAACAAAGGCATATTCTGTTCAACCATCTCCTCAAGGACAGGTAGGCATCTCCCAAAAAGATCCGTAACTCCATCTTGAGAATTTGTTGTAGCACCAGCAGGGTACAACTTCACAGCAAAAACAGCCCCACTTCTTCCTGTCAATGCAGCCAGCATTCATGAACTCAGTATTGAGCGAAAATAGAGGGTGGAAGGCAGACTTTACTTCagttaataaataaaacaaaatttaagaaaagacAACAGGAAGCAGCCAGCATATGCCTTACAAATAAACAGCTAGAATTTAATCTTCATACAACAataagaagatattaaaaagaTGCTCTCAAGGAGGAAAAGTTGTTAATAAGCTGCAGTTCAGCTATATCCTTATTCCCGACAAAGTTCTAAGCCTGCAATCTCCACAAAAAGACAAAGTCACCATATTGATCCTAAAAGAGTTATTCTCTCATGGATGATAAGATGTCCATACGCCTGTGGAGGATTTCAACGCATGCCACAATCAAATACATGTCAACACTTAACACCAATCTCATCGACAAATAAATTGTCaagcacaaaacaaaactattaAGCTATTATATGCTCCTATATTTAACTTTCTCTCTTAAaatctttaatatttaatttcttccaaattgatcaaacaacaacaacagcagaGGCAATTTCATATCAGAATACTATGTTTTCAAGCAAAGGGGATTCATGAACAGAAAAGTGAACCACCAATTAATTGCATTTGAAATGGCTTGAGTCGTGAGTAAAATCGTAATGATAATTGTAAGCCTGAAAATAATCATCCAAGTGTAAATCAATTAACAATGTCCCAGTTGCATATTTTAAATACGACTCACTTGCAAGCTTGATCTCTATTGGACTTGTCGTATCTGTCAAATAAAGTGTCATAAGCGGAGTGAAGTTGCTATTGGCAGGCAGAAGTTTCAAGATTGATTCTCGATAAGCCACAGCAGCAGCTGTGGTTGTGATGGGGGGATTCAGATTTGGCATCACTATCGCCCTTCCAAAGTGACTTGCGCTGTAGGTGTAATAGTTATGAGACAAGATGAACAATCATAAACATTGAGAACAAAGTTAATCTAAcatattcaataaaatattattcaagAGAACTCAAATTGTGTTGGTATTTATTCAACAGAATTCAATTCATATTCACAGTCAGGAGACCTATCccaaaaaaaaggcaaaaatatgCAAGTCAGCCAAAACAGATTAGCCAGTTAAGTACAAATGACCTGTGAGAGACAACAGCTTCAAGAAGATCACCATCGCGAAGGTGAAGATGCCAGTCATCAGGTTGTGCTAGAGTGAGCTCCATCTTAGGTTCTTTGGACCTTAATTGCTTAGGCCCTTGAATCTTTCCCACAGGCCCTTGAATCTTTCCCACAGGGAATTGCAATGCCTATATTACAACAAATTTATAAGAAACAGAAGACAAACAGAAGTATGAAGTTTCATCACATCCAAAATGACAGAGCTACGTAGGGGCAAAATTACCCTGCACTCATACTTATTATAAGCTTTAACCTTTGTGGTTAGAAATGGACaagacatttaataaaaattcccTCATTGTTCTTCAAACTAGACTACAATAACTTGTCGTATACAAGTAAATACATTTAGACCCAGGAAGAAGGGGGGGAAATTATTCTATCCAGCAGCATGGAATATGCATTTCAAAGGATACAAATGCCACTATTAGCAGTATACCAAAACTACAATGCAAAGTAAGATCTCGGTACCCTTTTCCTTTTCACTTTCTATTTTTCACGTTAAATTTCAGTGAGATATTCTAATGAACTAGGCAGCAGCTTTCATTTATGCTTCATTTCTACAACAAATGAGGGAAAAGTAGTCAAACATGACAAGTAAACCACACCAATTGAGCATTTAACATAAGAACAGACAAGGAAGGAATATACGCAGAGAGTAAAGTATATGTTCTTTTCATCTGAATATCAAAACCCCATAGGTCAATTCGAGTTGACAGTAAAAGATTATCAACACAATCTCAACTTCATCGAAGGATTTGAAAAATACCGTTCTCTCATGCGAGCACGGTCCATGACAAAGATTATACATTCTTTAGAAGGAAAGATCAAATGCACATAAGAAAAGAGTTTCTTAAGAAGATGATACATACTTTGCAAGGATGGACCAAAGTCTTTATCATTCCAAATGCCACTCTTGAACACAAGAATTTTCTGCTCAAGGAACAAAATTTAACTCCTTGTTATACTTTAATTTATTCAttatcaatcacttttttttttgagagctCTGTATATGAATTCCTAACTATTTAAATTTTCTTCATCTGGaaatttttgtgcttttttttttttttgttcgagCTGTTATCCAAAcaggaagaaaaaacaattcCTGAAGCCCTTAAGATGCTTTTGAGAAGACAATAATTCAAACAGGTTGTGGGCACAATGCTGCAAGCACATAAGCTTTTGAGAATCACTGCAACTAAAATTCTCAGTGGTGGTGTGTTAGGCACCTCAATTTATAtccttattaaataattaatcatttcccaactaggttaggatttctTTTCCTGATTAATTCATATTGCTActaaaattatgtttattttctacTCTATAAAAAGCAATGCGAAGGAGGTGTCTCTTTGGTAAACCTTTTTGAAGTGagccatttttttaatagtaataaaatgggattgatttgatataaagtgaaaagaagtttataattttttgtaaaaaaaaaaaaaaattgttttaccgtgaattttgttgtttgaataATAAGTGGTTGTTGTGTTATAAATctgaaaaaagttgaaatattttgaagttgacatttttataaaataagagaagGGGAGAAAGGTGTTTGCCAAACACCAACCATAACTTTCTCAGTTTTTCTCCGATTTTAGTTGATAACTGTTCGGGTTCTTaccatttggtatcaaagcagttCGTTTTTGGAGTGTTTTTTCTACGGAGCAGTAAATCATCGTTCTTGAGTGGTTTACCTGTACAGAAGTTGCGCAAAGGCGTGGTTGATTTCTGCTGTACGTGGGTATTTGTGATTTCTGTCACGGTGGGGTGCGGGGTGCTGCAACACTCTTTACGCCGGACCGAGAAAGGAGACGAACAGCCGGAGGTGtgaacagatttttttttttcaagtggttGTGAGGTAAGAGGCTGCAGTCGGTGGTCGGATGACTGCGTCTCTCCGGTAGCGGCGGTCTGGTAGCGGTAGTGTGACGTGCGTCTGGAGGCTGTGGTAAGGCTTCCCGGGCATTGCGTAGGGTTAGTTTGTGGAAGAAACGGTGCTGATTGGTTGCAGGCCTCGGTGGAAATCCCTATTCCAGTGCACGGATAGGATTATTTCAGTGTAAGGATTTTCTTATTCTGATTCAGTGTTGGAATTTCTGGCCGTTTGGTAACAAGGTTAAGTTAGCTctaaaaaaaaccataaaaagcAATTTATGCCAATTCCTCATAGTAAGatatattctataaaaataaaaaatgattattaaaCCCTTATTTAGAgtttgtttagaattgcgtttgagagtactaaaaatacttttaacgcTCAAAAAGtatgtttaaagaaaaaagtactcgtttggtaaaaaatttaaaagcacttttaaaggttcaaaaagtttaaaaattgccaaaatacacttttgacaaaataaaatttttgctcaaaaattttttttaacttaaaagttatatttctcaaatacaatctcaattATTAATAACCTTAATCCATATTATAGCAGGACAGGAAACCCAAAGCTAACCCAATTCTCGTCAAGTGTCAACACAACACCAAGCCAAACCCAAATAAAACAgaataataaaggaaataataGATTTACCTTCAAATTTCAATGAACCGGTagttttatcaataaaaattaGATTTCCCTATCTCTCCTTCTTCCTGGGCATATCCCTCTCTTTGAATCGCATCATCTCTCCTTCACATTATCTCCCTTTATCTCCCTCTATCTGTCGCTCtctgagtctctctctctctcgctctctctctctcggtcaCATGCATTCTCAATTAGTAAGTGTGCTGGATGAAGTGTGAGATAAAGAGGAATATACAAAAGCAAGGAGAAATAATACAAAAGGAGTCGGTGGGGGGAGATTTCAGCATTgtggaagaaaaggaaggaaTAAAACAATTGAGAAGGTGCAGTaattaaagaaacaaatggAGATGGTGTCGTGCGAGGAGGACCAGGATCCCCTCAAATCCTACGGGGGATTTGAGTTTCTAAAATTGTCAATTCGTTCAATCTCATCCAAGAGTTTATGGAGAGCCCCATGTTCCactataatttaaataataaaatattatttaaattttataaagaaaataaaaaataaaataaaataaaaataaaatgggttGGCTGCCACCCTAATAAAAGGCCAGACCGACCGGTTAGGGATGGCTTAACtagggtggctgaccaccccatttttttattattttattttaattttaatttttaaaaaaaatttaaataatattttattatttaaattgtagTGGAATACGTGGCTTTCtgtaaacaattaaatgagattGGACGGCCAAAATTGACAATTCTATAAACTCAAATCCCCGAGGGAGTAATGCTACGAAACAACAAAAGTTTCGTAGCTTTTCAGTTGCTTGAGTGTGGGTTCCACCCCAGAACTCAAATCTCCGAGGTTggcaaagtatatatatatatatatatagtaatgttAGAgaccttctttttattttcttaaagctaatgtggcttttaaaattatcatttgatcaaaatttaactatgattcatataaaatttaatgatgattttaaaagccattaACTTTAAGAGATtaaaaagaggataaaaagatggttcctAACCTTACTcgtaataaattatatattattaaatgttATTTCACTACTTAATGACTacattactttttctttttttaatatttctaaatgaaaaaaaaataataataataataattaattaattaattaattactaaataTCCAAGTACTAAAAGTGACTACACTGCCTTTAGGCTCATAATAGCGTTTGAGAAAGGAggataaaacaataaaaaaacgTTTGCCCTCAATATTTTATCACCATAATGTGACACTATTTATTTTCTGTAGCACTtcttctataaaaaaaatggctCATAATAGCTATTATAAGTCTACTAAAAATGCTCGTATAGACTCTGCTCCACCCTTGAGTTCTTTGTCAATATAAATTTTCCACCACAGTAGGGACTCCAAAAGTGCTACGTACGAACTTTTTACATGCAGTCAATCAAACTATAGGCTGGAATTTTCTGAATTCCAGCCACCACCATTGCTTTCCTTAGATCAGCAGCATGATCCCATCTCTCCATCCCAGCATTGATGTTCGATAACGCCACATATCTCCCACAATGCCGGGGCTGCAGTTCAAGCAGTCTTTCGCCCACTGCATTTCCTAGCTCAATGGCTCCATGAATCTTACAAGCACCAAAAAGTGCCCCCAACACAGAACCATCAGGCTCAAAAGGCATACTTCTTATAAAACCAGTTGCTTCCTTAAGTAGCCCTGCTCTGCCCAATAGATCAACTACGCATCCATAGTGTTCCATTAATGGTGCAATCCCAAATTCATGCAGCATTGATTGAAACAATTTCAAACCCATCTCCACGAGCTTGCCACGAGCACAGGCCGTTAGAACAGCAACAAATGTGACCTCATTAGGACGCTGCCCTTCCACCTTCATCTTCTCAAGCATATCCAAAACTTCTGCCTCTCTCCCATTGGCAGCCAGTGAAGATATCATGGCATTCCAAGTGCAAACCTCCTTAAACACCATTTGGTTGAAAACATTTAGTGCACTTCTCAAACAGCCCGTCTTACCATAAAGATCTATCAATGCTGTCCCTGTAAAAACAGTAAATTCAATCTCATTCCTAATTGCATAACCATGAATTTGCTTT
This window of the Corylus avellana chromosome ca5, CavTom2PMs-1.0 genome carries:
- the LOC132181120 gene encoding dihydroorotase, mitochondrial-like isoform X2, with the protein product MELTLAQPDDWHLHLRDGDLLEAVVSHSASHFGRAIVMPNLNPPITTTAAAVAYRESILKLLPANSNFTPLMTLYLTDTTSPIEIKLARRSGAVFAVKLYPAGATTNSQDGVTDLFGRCLPVLEEMVEQNMPLLVHGEVTNPDVDIFDREKVFIETVLEPLVQRLPQLKVVMEHITTMDAVRFVESSKEGSVAATVTPQHLLLNRNALFQGGLQPHNYCLPVLKREIHRQAIVAAVTSGSNRFFLGTDSAPHERRRKECPCGCAGIFNAPVALSLYAKVFEEVGALDKLEAFTSFNGPDFYGLPRSTSKIKMVRTPWKVPESFSFSFGDIIPMFAGETLEWRPSSN
- the LOC132181120 gene encoding dihydroorotase, mitochondrial-like isoform X1; this encodes MIKTLVHPCKALQFPVGKIQGPVGKIQGPKQLRSKEPKMELTLAQPDDWHLHLRDGDLLEAVVSHSASHFGRAIVMPNLNPPITTTAAAVAYRESILKLLPANSNFTPLMTLYLTDTTSPIEIKLARRSGAVFAVKLYPAGATTNSQDGVTDLFGRCLPVLEEMVEQNMPLLVHGEVTNPDVDIFDREKVFIETVLEPLVQRLPQLKVVMEHITTMDAVRFVESSKEGSVAATVTPQHLLLNRNALFQGGLQPHNYCLPVLKREIHRQAIVAAVTSGSNRFFLGTDSAPHERRRKECPCGCAGIFNAPVALSLYAKVFEEVGALDKLEAFTSFNGPDFYGLPRSTSKIKMVRTPWKVPESFSFSFGDIIPMFAGETLEWRPSSN